GCAACTGTGATGGTGGAGATCTGTGATCGCACTGGGAAGACAAGAGCAAGGTTTTGGGTTTCCTCACATGGACCTGATCCAGCAGTTAGACTGTTGTGCTACTTACATCGTGACCACAATcagaacttttaaagataatggaCTATTTTCAACTTGCAGGGGAGGCCGTCAAGGCAATCTGATATCTGACAGATAGTGAGGGCACAGAGAACTGTCATCACAAACATTCTCATTAAGACTGAAGCTAGAATCTAAATTTCATAACGCTAACTGAAGTTGATAACATTCAACTCAACATACTTACGTTGATTACATAGACTGTTTACTGTTATGTGACAGCTCATTGATATAAACTGATTTATTTGAGATCTTTTTCTATGAGTTTATAGCTGTTAAATAAATTTCACTTTGTTAAACTAAACATTAGAAACTTGAGAAAAAAACTAATAGGGATGGAGATGGGGAAGATGCACTGGTGTGGATAGGGACTAAGAAACAAAAAAGGCCCAAGTGTGGGATGGGGAGAGTAGTCAGAACATACTGTATACATACTTTAAACTGCCAAACAGTTAACCAAAATGCAGCTCAGATTTGTAATGACAACTAATAGACACCACTGAATACATATAGTACAGTTGGGAACAAAGGGGACCAAGGGGTAAAGTTTATGTTAATGTGAGAACATGacaagaatgaaaagaagaaatagttcTGCTGCAAGTAAAGAGTAAGAAGCTGTGCACCACCCAGAGACACACATTTGCTCTGCATAAACACCAAGGTGAGACAGAGGCTGTCAGCAAAATGATTTGGTGACCTGAGAGAGGTTAGATTTCCTTTGCACTGATGTGTACGAGCTGCCTGCCTTGGAGGTGTAGCACAGAGGTGGACGAGCAATGAATCTAGACATTCTCCAGCCTTTGGGCTTATGATATTTTGGaatatgtatgagtgctttgccctTGTTCTTCCCCTGAAGGCGTGGTGCTCATCCAGCAGTATCAACCACCCTTGCTACTAAAGCTGTGCTAAGAGTAACTAACAAGCACACTTCTGAGCAATACAAATGAAAGATGCAGGGTTATGAAAATATAAGGACGCAGAGAACAATCAACCTGGTATGCCTGATGTTTGTATATCAATTTGTCACAGGCTAAAGTCACCTCAGAGGAGGggacttcaattaagaaaattcttccTTAAGGTCAGGCTGAAGGCAAGCcggttgggcattttcttaattagtgattgatgggggagggtccagcccattgtgggtggtgccattcttAGGCTGGTTGTCTGGGTTCTAggaaaaagcagactgagcaagtcctgagagcaaaccagtaaacagcacccctccatggcctctgcatcagctcctgcctacaGGTAGCTTCCCCACTTCAGTTCCTGTTCCGACTTCTTTCTATTAGGAGCAGcaatgtggaagcataagccaaataaaccctttcctccccaagttgcttttggtcaccgTGTTTCATCATAGCATTGGAAGCCCTAGGTAGGCTGTGTGTTTGGATAACAGTTTAAGAAtgggaaaccatgaaagacaTCTGCACACCATCCCTATCCTGCCTACAGCCCATCAACAATGCTCGACCCACCTTCCTTGACAGTGTTTTCTCCGTGACTGTTGGAGTGGTCTGGGAGGTCGCTCACCAGCGTGTGGTGGGAGTGCGAGGGCCGGGCACTCAGACTTTCCATTTCAGTGGCTGCATCTGAGCTGCCCCGCCGGGTCAGTTTCCCTGAGATGGATGAGAGTATTACTAGACACTTTTAAAATCTAGATGCTCTCTGCTGAGaggttttttccccctcttctagAGGACAGCAATAGAGTGATAGTGTATGAAGGTGAGCATGAAGCTCAACCAAAATAGCAAGACTTGACTTGGGAATAGCCAAGGTCAAGATGACAGATGAGACTGCCCGTGGTAAGGTCAGACCCAATCTAAGCCCAATGTCAGAGACCATCTGTTGTGGCTTGCTGCCTGTCAACTTCTGATTTTAAGCTTCCCTTCTTAATATGCCATCCAAAGGGGATGGGTTACTATCTCCTTTGCTTtacttctttattaaataaaagtaaataaaagtctGTCAttagatgaaaaatgaaaattaatatataGAATCCTCTAGGGCCATGTTTCTATGTCTATAAGGATCTAAGAAATATGGCTTTTACTGGATAATCATAGAGGAATCttgcataattaataaattatctGCATTTCTTTGGTTGTGAAAACCCCACATTATTTTAGTACTGGGGAACTTGCATTTGGGCCCAGTGTTCTTGAATAAACTGTTCAAGAAAGATCAATATTTGGAAGGGATCCTGAGCTCCACATTCACAATTAGGTCACTTGGTCTACACCCTACTGGGAAGATCTTTGCAGTCACCTAAGATGGTGGTTTGCCAGCCTCCCTTTTCGATGCCTCTCCTGTCTTCTCCAAGTCCAGAGAAACTTCCAAATGAGAATGTGCTTCTGGTGGGTGAGACATCTAGGTGGTCCTCGTGCAGCAGGAATGGTACACCCATTCTTCTAGGGCGCCTCTTCCCCGTGTGGTGAAATGGAATAGAGCCTTTCCTCTCTCGGTCTTCTTTGCGACTTTTGAACTATAATCACGAGAGAAGAAGGGAGATACAAGGCAAAGGACACATCAGAGTGAGCACCGGATATATTCGAGGAAGAGGACTCGCGGGGCATTATTGAGTATCATCCAGTAATCAGGGGGAAATGTCACAAGGATGTTAATGGAGAGAGGGAAACTAAGCAAAATGCTATATTTTCTGGAAGTCTTTCTGCTGGGTGAGTTTGAACATGGGTTCTCACAGAGAAGACCCTGAACCATCAGCAGTAGCATCCTTTGGGAACTTGTTAAAAACTGCAGCTTCAACCTCAGACATCCCTAACATCTAAAATTCAGAAAAAGAAGCCTGGTGATGTATGACTTAACAAGCCCTATGGGTGCTTCTGATCCTTGAAGCACACTCAAGGCCGGAGAACCACTGGGGCAGAGAATCAGTGTCCCTAGTCACAGCTCGGTTCTGTCTCCTTTGACTCTGTTCTACTTTTCAAGTTTGAGATCTGGTTAGTAACTTCACTCTTCACAAAGATGGTCAAAGAAGACACATAATAGTCACTGGTACAAATCTATTATTCATACCAAAGGCATGCAAGATTAAGGGTAACTCAGTTTAGAATGGCTTCAAAAGCTTTAAAACCACACCCATGTTTTAACCTAGCTTTCAGCAATTGATTTTGACTACATTATTCTAGGCTAAGGCCTGGGCACTTAGATTTTTAAAGCACTAAAATACCCATCTGCAGCAAGAATAGAAAAATACATCGTCTCCCACTCCCAAATAGTCAATGTTTTTAGAAGAATGATGGTCAATCCCTACTGCTGTGTTGTTAGTGAAGGAGACACAACTCATTATTTAGTAAGGGGGTAAGCTGATAGACAAGAAAATACCTGTTTCTATGTTCCTCACGGACACAATTAAacaaacaattttgaaaaaaagaaaaagaaaaacaaagctgccacacacacacacacaccattttctttctttttttttttttaaaaaaatgtaatactGTTTATTTAACTTCAAAAACATTTCAGCATTctaaacatacaaaaaataacaGAATGTTGTAAATTGCGTTTAGGTGCAGAGGGTTCTTGAACTTTCGTTGATGCAGTAGTTCTTTGCTTCGCTGACAATGATGAGCTCTACAGTTTAAAAACAGCTGAAAATCTACAGCACGTAACTAAAGAAAAAATCCAAACACTTCTCATGCCAGCtgacccctcccccctttccacAGCTAAGAATGTCAGCAGAATGCTATGCCACTGTATACAAAAACAAGACAACCTGAAGCTAAAATGGATGCCCACCGCAGTATCAACAGGTCCAGCCTCACAGTGCACGCCCTGAGCTACGGCCCCCTCCAAAAGGCATCTTCCCTCACAGTCTCCAAGCCAAACAAGGAGCATCTGTCTgggttgttttgttctctttacaAACTATAGATATGTACAGTTGACAACTCAGGATTTCTAGCCAATAACCAACCATAGAGTTAACACTACCTTACGAGTTGCAAACAAAATGCCCGAAACATCTTCAAATGCCTTGTCACACCAACAGCAAAGTGCACAGAGTGATGAGGACACGCGAGTGCCTTTCCATTTGAAAAATTTTTGGAGCTATGTACAACTTTGATACAGTTTCAGGGCGCTCCAGACACCCACGGCCACTTCATGTAAACCACTGACACTTTGAGAAACTACAATATGATCGTGATCAAATTTTGTAATTAAATCTAACAAGGGCAATAGACACGGCTCAAATAAGAGATGTGTCAATCACGGCGATTTCCTACTCTAAGGTATTCACAAGGAGATGGAGTTTtattcatcttcctcctcttcctcctcctcttcttcctcttcttcctcctcctcttcttcttccacctTTTTCCGGGCAACTTTAGCAGGACCCTTGGCACCATCAAACTTCCCTTTGGACTTATAGTCAGCAACATCCTTCTCATACTTCTCCTTCAGCTTTGCGGCCTCGGTAATGTAAGGCTGCTTTTCACTGTCACTTAAGTTATTCCACATCTCACCCAGCTTTTTGGCCACATCTCCAATGGAGATTCCAGGATTTGTAGATTTGATCTTGGGGCAGAATTCAGAGCAGAATAAGAAAAATCCAGACGGTGGTCTTTTGGGGGCATTAGGGTCCTTCTTCTTCTTGCCTCCTTTAGCTGGTCCATAATCTTTCATTTCCCAATCATAGCATACTTTATCTGCCTTTGCCATTTCATCAAACTTTGATTTCTCTTTGCCGGACATTGTCTTCCACCTCTCAGAGCATTTCTTGGAAAACTCCGCAAAATTGACTGGGACCTCGGGGTTTTTCTTCTTATGTTCTTCCCTGCAGGTCTGGACGAAGAAGGCATAAGCCGACATCTTGCCCTTTGGTTTCTTGGGGTCACCTTTAGCCATCCTGACTGAATTGCTTCTTCCTTTCACCATTTTCTAGTTGATTAACTCTAtagagttatatatatataatgatgaaAGAATGGCAGATCTAGAAGAACGTGAACTTTTTAGAcagagcttttattttattttattttattttatttttgtcagtaTTAAGCTTGAGCAAAATGCCTAATATTTCTGTGGGTtaatttctattcagaaaaatttgaagaataggCTCTCACAGGAATAATCAAGAATTAGTTGTATGAAGTATCTGGTAAATGAAATGGAGCCACAGGAAAGAAAACTAGCAGCACTACACTCCTGCTACCTCCACCTGAGAGCACACTGGACCGCCAGCATGGGCCTTCAGGATAACTGTGTGGAACGCCTAGAATaggacacatgtacacacacacatttgcacacacgcatgcacacacacacacacactcacattgtGTTACAGAGTCATGCTGTGAGTCACTGTTACACTTAGAAGCTGATATTTTCTCCCTTTTCCACCCCTGCATCCTCTGATAGGTCCAGGGCAGTGTGCCCCTCTGGCTTTCTAAATCACTGAGATGTCAAAACGCATACTCACCTTCTTAAAGATGTTCATGCCCAGGTCTGAAGACAGATCTGGGACCGCAGATCTTCGAAGATTGGTCAGTGAAACCTTGGAAAAAGCCTCAGGGCTTagagatttttcttcttcattacaCTTCATGGTGAGATCCTTAACAAACAATAAACATAGGCTATGACTTAGTCTTAGGGACTTAGATAATTTCAATACTTATTTTATTGAGGTATTGCCTTTATAATGGCTTCATGACTTTTGTTTTGACTTCTATAAAATTTTTTAACTTGCATGTTTAAACTTCTGGAGTCTAAATTATGCTGTTGCAAAAAATTAATTTCCTATTACTATCTTAACTCCTGCTGCGAATTTTAACACTGAGGCCATTTAACCAAAGATCTAAAAATCATAAGAATATAGGGAGAAGATACATATCCTTTATATAAAACAGTTTCCATATGATACACTTTGATCATTTTTCCCCATCTCCAAACTCACCCATATCTTTCCAAGAGGAGAGTTTTCTAgttaataatttatttgaaaagatGCTAATTGTGGGAGGAAGTCTACTACCAAAGAATGAGCAGGAAAACATTTTCAGAATAACCCACTCAAGTTTAACTAAAACCAAACAGCTGGCATGCTCTGCAAGCTAATACTTTCTCTGTATTTTCACCACGTGGAGCTGATGAGAAAGATGGGAAGATCAAGTGCTTCACTGAAAAGCTGGCATCATTTATCAGAATATAATCTTCATAGGAATGTTACCGCACCAGGGTGTATTCAGGTTATTTCTTTcaatattcataataaattatgtgtatcaaaaattatttctattggTAGTTTTGAGATGCTTAAGATTTAGAGTTGggcaaaaaattaattttgaatcaTAATCTATAAAATGCTAATTTCCTACTTTATGACATTTAATTATGAGTATGCATGTCAGTTCCTTATTCTAACTATTTCTCTAATTTTCTAGGAGACCCAATTTTCATTGTTCTGGTTAAACAAAGGCTTATACTAGAGTATACATACAAAAGTATATTTACTTCTGTAAATATAAGATACATATGTATCTGTGCAAAATGGTAACTAGAGATAAGAAGAACAGTCAAAGGTTCTGGTCATGCAAAAGAAGAGAAGGATATTGACAGGAGAGTTAGTCACCAACAAAGTTTTAGGTGTGGAAATGCACAATTGCTTGAaaccagaagagaagaaaaatgtgttacAGCTGATGTTGTCAGCCAAAGTGACAATGAACCAGGTTTGTCTCACTTGGGTCTTATGGGTGTTCACTAGCGAGGGAGCCGCTGCCACCATTGAGCTACTTCTGGGCCTGGGCAGGAGAGGGATATCTGGTTCTGGGGTCttttctggcttctcttccagcaTGTGTCGCAGCCTTTGTAGATAGTACATCAGGGACCACTGAGTGCCTTCCTCAGAccagtggggctggagaaggcAGCGGAGAACAGCAACATCGAAGTAGGTGGCATAGCGGGACCTCTGGCATGGTGGTATCACAAGAGAGGCCCTGTTCCCAGCGACAGAGAAAAGATAATTACACTGGCATCAAGTCTTCGAGGGGACAACACAATACAGTCTAAGGCTCTCCTGGCATCAAGTCTCTCAGGGGGACAACACAACACAGCCTAaggctctccttttttttttttttaaattcacttatTCACTCATTACTTATTCACTTATCCACTCATCTCTTGCATGGTTCGTGCTAATGACCTCCTAACTAGGTTAGCTCATTCCACTTTGGTttagcatttcttaaaaacagaaacattgagAGTTTTGAAGGAGGGATTAGAAATTAGCCATGAAAAGTTGGCTCAGGAAGACAAACTGGTATTTTAAGTCAAAGGAAACCATGCCTATAAAGGTCTTGATTAAAAAATTCGCAAGTTGAGTATGGACATCATATGCTGGTGGCAGAGTTGACGAGTAATTTGTGTGGCAGGCAATGATGACAGCTGGGGACAAAGAAACCGATGAGGTTCAAGTCATTAAGTTTCCTAAGCTATCAGGTATGACTACAATAAAAGCAGGGGCAGTATTTTTCTTCCTTACTGTCTTGGGCGATTTTTAGTTCAGAGTGAAagtattatgtaaaaaaaaaaaacaaacaaaggaataaaaacaaaacaaaagccagaaacATTCTAAACAAACCAAAGTTTGATTATTATGAAAATTAATCATTTTGAAACTTTTCAAGTTACATATCTATGTAAGACTgcaaaagtaactttaaaattcTCAAAGTTCCAGGATGCCACTACTTCACTTAGATGCAGGATATATTCATTAACTAAAGATCAGTTTACTAAAGAAGAGGTTTAAGTAATTACCTAGATTATTACACCATGGTAGGTATCTTAAGACAATTGGACTGAGTATTTTTGTCCTTGGAAATTAGTATTTTCAAATCCCAATGTGCTAGTAATTAGGCGTGGGGATAATTCAGTCATGAGTCTTCACAAGTGGGTATAACATCCTTTACACAAAACATTTCAGGGTGTCCTCTTGCTGTCTTCCTATCACATGGGAATACCAGAAGCCTGCAGCCTGCACCCAAAGTCAATTATCCTGATGCCCTCATCTCGG
This genomic window from Chionomys nivalis chromosome 2, mChiNiv1.1, whole genome shotgun sequence contains:
- the LOC130869379 gene encoding high mobility group protein B3-like — translated: MVKGRSNSVRMAKGDPKKPKGKMSAYAFFVQTCREEHKKKNPEVPVNFAEFSKKCSERWKTMSGKEKSKFDEMAKADKVCYDWEMKDYGPAKGGKKKKDPNAPKRPPSGFFLFCSEFCPKIKSTNPGISIGDVAKKLGEMWNNLSDSEKQPYITEAAKLKEKYEKDVADYKSKGKFDGAKGPAKVARKKVEEEEEEEEEEEEEEEEEEDE